The Bombus pascuorum chromosome 11, iyBomPasc1.1, whole genome shotgun sequence genome has a window encoding:
- the LOC132911849 gene encoding uncharacterized protein LOC132911849, protein MDHTKFHYRRDKLRKREINPIAVTPTVIFRFRALDFPFRCTRIMKIIAVVVLISAVVLAAGQSLEDCLQSDSISCVQKSLYRKAKEFFDKDSFELFSGVSLVKSADSQGRSSRTSKELMYEQEIDAANSVTDRQSALENFVSEEAGEFLTGRSLRINFAPVFEKIGESARAISDSAPEEIRQAVNEVVEGRGRKKMLKSILPLLIAAKVKIGALATLAYFAIALIAKKAILASLVSLAISAFIGLKALWSKNSDVTPYNGWNGGNAGWSAPIASGGWSSGGSWDDSHNYGQSQAYSGYHH, encoded by the exons ATGGACCACACGAAATTTCACTACCGACGGGACAAGCttcgaaaaagagaaataaaccCAATAGCCGTGACACCGACcgttatatttcgttttcgtgcTTTGGACTTTCCGTTTCGTTGTACGAGAATCATGAAGATAATCGCCGTTGTGGTTCTAATATCAGCCGTTGTTCTGGCCGCCGGACAAAGCTTGGAGGATTGTCTGCAGAGCGACAGCATCTCTTGCGTGCAGAAGAGCTTGTACCGGAAGGCGAAGGAATTCTTCGACAAGGACAGCTTCGAACTGTTCAGTGGTGTTAGCTTGGTGAAGAGCGCGGACAGTCAGGGAAGAAGCTCTAGGACTAGTAAAGAGTTGATGTACGAGCAGGAAATCGACGCGGCTAACAGTGTCACAGATAGGCAGAGTGCTCTCGAGAATTTTGTCAGCGAGGAAGCTGGAGAGTTTCTCACTGGTCGCAGTCTTAGG ATCAATTTCGCTCCTGTTTTTGAAAAGATCGGAGAGTCTGCCCGTGCCATCAGTGACTCTGCACCGGAAGAGATTCGCCAAGCCGTCAATGAAGTCGTTGAAG GTCGGGGCAGGAAGAAGATGCTGAAATCGATCTTGCCTTTGCTGATCGCGGCGAAAGTGAAAATAGGAGCCCTCGCTACTCTGGCGTACTTTGCCATCGCTCTCATAGCTAAGAAGGCCATCCTCGCCTCCCTCGTTTCACTTGCCATTTCTGCGTTCATCGGCTTGAAGGCACTCTGGTCGAAGAATTCCGATGTCACCCCCTACAATGGGTGGAACGGCGGCAATGCTGGATGGTCCGCGCCAATTGCGAGCGGAGGATGGTCTTCCGGTGGCTCCTGGGACGATTCCCACAATTACGGACAGAGCCAAGCGTACTCCGGATATCATCACTAA